In Musa acuminata AAA Group cultivar baxijiao chromosome BXJ2-8, Cavendish_Baxijiao_AAA, whole genome shotgun sequence, one genomic interval encodes:
- the LOC135581411 gene encoding pentatricopeptide repeat-containing protein At1g14470-like gives MSHDPAVPPGRIKSLDHLKQFHARVIRRTPLDGSHHVAATLLVAHCAGIGAPLHYARLLFDSIPHPDARSFASILRICSRSGAHDDVVFLFRRMSRLAVTPHAPSVFPVLIKSLGPAAACAHSLVLKLGHHRDLFVRNAVMSSYAHHGPVETARRLFDEMPEKAVADWNVMLSGYWKWGRKEEALRTFDLMPERNVVSWTAMVTGLSRLRELEAARRFFDWMPERSVVSWNAMLSGYVQNDRLDEGLRLFDQMVSAGVRPNETTWVSIIAVCSAKGDIRFAESIASIIMERKVPMNCFLKTALIDMYASCGNLVKARMIFDEMEDRNSASWNAMIAAYAKEGDLNAARELFDSMPAKDVISWNTMISGYSQNGRFDLAMELFRDMTMVKGLVPDEVTMSSLISACGHLGSLEHGKWLVRYMQENQIKLTVSVYNALIFMYSSCGSLEEAKRVFEEMPKRDVSSYNSLISGLAANGDGHEALALMRQMEEGIKPNAITYLGVLTACSHAGLTEEGCRVFEMIESPTVDHYACKVDLLGRAGRLDEVKKVIDDMPVRPHAGVYGALLHASRIHKRVELGEFAAEELFKLEREDAGNYVLLSNIYASARKWEFVEKVRREIRERGVDKVSGCSRIELDGKLHLQ, from the coding sequence ATGTCTCACGATCCGGCCGTACCGCCCGGTCGGATCAAAAGCCTCGACCACCTCAAGCAATTTCATGCCCGTGTCATCCGCCGAACACCCCTTGATGGCTCGCACCACGTTGCCGCTACCCTCCTCGTCGCTCACTGCGCGGGCATCGGCGCCCCTCTGCACTATGCTCGCCTCCTGTTCGATTCAATTCCGCACCCGGACGCCCGCTCCTTCGCCTCCATCCTCCGTATCTGCTCCCGCTCTGGCGCCCATGACGACGTCGTCTTCCTCTTCCGCCGGATGTCCCGCCTCGCCGTCACGCCGCACGCACCCTCCGTGTTCCCTGTTTTGATCAAATCGCTCGGCCCTGCAGCTGCTTGTGCCCACAGCCTCGTCTTGAAGCTGGGTCATCATCGGGATCTGTTCGTCCGAAACGCGGTGATGAGTTCCTACGCTCATCACGGGCCCGTCGAGACCGCGAGAAGACTGTTCGATGAAATGCCGGAGAAAGCGGTTGCGGACTGGAACGTCATGCTATCGGGGTACTGGAAGTGGGGCCGCAAGGAGGAAGCGCTTAGAACGTTCGATTTGATGCCAGAACGTAACGTGGTCTCGTGGACTGCGATGGTTACCGGGCTGTCAAGGCTGAGGGAGCTGGAGGCTGCTCGGAGGTTCTTTGACTGGATGCCGGAGAGGAGCGTTGTCTCGTGGAATGCAATGCTATCGGGTTATGTGCAGAACGATCGGCTGGATGAAGGGTTGAGACTGTTCGACCAAATGGTCAGTGCTGGAGTTCGTCCCAATGAGACCACATGGGTCTCCATCATCGCGGTGTGCTCCGCAAAGGGTGATATAAGGTTTGCCGAATCCATAGCAAGTATAATTATGGAGAGGAAGGTGCCCATGAATTGCTTCCTCAAGACGGCCTTGATCGACATGTATGCTAGTTGTGGAAATTTGGTGAAGGCAAGGATGATCTTCGACGAGATGGAAGATCGGAATTCGGCGTCTTGGAATGCTATGATAGCCGCGTATGCAAAGGAAGGTGATCTAAATGCAGCAAGGGAGCTGTTTGACAGCATGCCAGCTAAGGATGTGATCTCATGGAACACGATGATCTCGGGTTACTCGCAGAATGGTCGATTTGATCTTGCTATGGAACTCTTTAGGGATATGACGATGGTGAAGGGATTGGTGCCAGACGAAGTTACGATGTCGAGTCTTATCTCTGCTTGCGGGCATTTGGGATCTCTCGAACATGGAAAATGGTTGGTACGCTACATGCAGGAGAACCAAATCAAACTGACTGTTTCTGTATACAATGCACTCATCTTCATGTACTCAAGTTGCGGAAGCTTGGAAGAAGCTAAGAGAGTTTTCGAGGAAATGCCAAAGAGGGATGTGTCATCTTACAACTCGTTGATTTCAGGCTTAGCAGCTAACGGCGATGGGCATGAAGCACTTGCACTGATGAGGCAGATGGAAGAAGGTATAAAACCCAATGCCATCACGTACCTCGGTGTCTTGACTGCTTGTAGCCATGCAGGTCTGACAGAGGAAGGATGCAGGGTGTTTGAGATGATCGAATCCCCTACGGTCGATCATTATGCTTGCAAGGTGGATTTACTGGGTCGAGCTGGGCGATTAGACGAAGTGAAGAAGGTGATCGATGATATGCCCGTGAGGCCACATGCTGGCGTCTATGGGGCTCTGCTTCACGCAAGTCGAATCCATAAAAGGGTTGAGCTAGGGGAGTTTGCAGCAGAAGAGCTGTTCAAGCTGGAACGAGAGGATGCAGGCAACTATGTTTTGCTATCTAATATCTATGCATCTGCAAGGAAATGGGAGTTTGTGGAGAAGGTTAGGAGAGAGATTAGAGAAAGAGGTGTTGACAAAGTGAGTGGGTGTAGCCGGATAGAATTGGATGGTAAGTTGCACCTTCAATAA
- the LOC135581414 gene encoding KH domain-containing protein At1g09660/At1g09670-like isoform X2 has protein sequence MDERIPSPAYFQYSPSGVHSSPSPHHSIRSPASSDRERYLAELLAERQKLGPFMQVLPFCNRLLNQEIMRASGLAPNQAFVDPERIEHGSPLRLAGHPSNGGPMDLEGWSGMQAEENGYFHRMGAIQTSTAGWNGIPGVGTSSIVKKVIRLDVPVDKYPNEDKLRDKPGYEHLNEPLHVLVEAEFTADIIDARLNQAVAILEDLLQPVDESVDYYKKQQLRELAILNGTLREESPQLSPSLSPFNSTGMKRAKTGR, from the exons ATGGATGAGAGAATACCATCTCCTGCTTACTTCCAGTACTCTCCTTCCGGTGTGCACTCATCGCCTTCCCCCCACCACTCCATCAGGTCTCCTGCGTCTTCCGATAGAGAGAG ATATTTGGCCGAATTATTGGCTGAGAGGCAGAAATTGGGGCCATTCATGCAAGTACTTCCATTTTGCAACAGGCTTTTAAACCAAG AAATTATGCGGGCTTCTGGTTTAGCACCTAACCAAGCATTTGTCGATCCTGAGAGAATTGAGCATGGCTCTCCATTAAGATTAGCTGGACACCCATCAAATGGTGGACCAATGGATCTGGAGGGTTGGTCGGGCATGCAGGCTGAG GAAAATGGATACTTCCACAGAATGGGGGCCATTCAAACGTCAACTGCAGGCTGGAATGGAATTCCTGGAGTCGGTACCAGCTCCATCGTGAAGAAAGTCATAAGGCTAGATGTTCCCGTTGACAAGTATCCAAAT GAAGACAAACTAAGAGATAAACCCGGATACGAGCACCTGAATGAGCCATTACATGTCCTGGTCGAGGCAGAGTTTACAGCAGACATCATCGATGCTCGTTTAAATCAAGCTGTGGCAATATTGGAAGATCTTTTACAGCCAGTG GACGAATCCGTGGACTACTACAAGAAGCAACAGCTAAGGGAATTAGCCATTCTGAACGGCACTTTGCGGGAAGAGAGCCCTCAGTTGAGCCCGAGCCTATCCCCATTCAACAGCACGGGTATGAAACGGGCAAAAACAGGTCGATGA
- the LOC135581414 gene encoding KH domain-containing protein At1g09660/At1g09670-like isoform X1, translating into MDERIPSPAYFQYSPSGVHSSPSPHHSIRSPASSDRERYLAELLAERQKLGPFMQVLPFCNRLLNQEIMRASGLAPNQAFVDPERIEHGSPLRLAGHPSNGGPMDLEGWSGMQAEENGYFHRMGAIQTSTAGWNGIPGVGTSSIVKKVIRLDVPVDKYPNFNFVGRLLGPRGNSLKRVEATTQCRVYIRGRGSVKDSVKEDKLRDKPGYEHLNEPLHVLVEAEFTADIIDARLNQAVAILEDLLQPVDESVDYYKKQQLRELAILNGTLREESPQLSPSLSPFNSTGMKRAKTGR; encoded by the exons ATGGATGAGAGAATACCATCTCCTGCTTACTTCCAGTACTCTCCTTCCGGTGTGCACTCATCGCCTTCCCCCCACCACTCCATCAGGTCTCCTGCGTCTTCCGATAGAGAGAG ATATTTGGCCGAATTATTGGCTGAGAGGCAGAAATTGGGGCCATTCATGCAAGTACTTCCATTTTGCAACAGGCTTTTAAACCAAG AAATTATGCGGGCTTCTGGTTTAGCACCTAACCAAGCATTTGTCGATCCTGAGAGAATTGAGCATGGCTCTCCATTAAGATTAGCTGGACACCCATCAAATGGTGGACCAATGGATCTGGAGGGTTGGTCGGGCATGCAGGCTGAG GAAAATGGATACTTCCACAGAATGGGGGCCATTCAAACGTCAACTGCAGGCTGGAATGGAATTCCTGGAGTCGGTACCAGCTCCATCGTGAAGAAAGTCATAAGGCTAGATGTTCCCGTTGACAAGTATCCAAAT TTTAATTTTGTTGGCCGTTTATTGGGACCTAGAGGAAACTCCTTGAAAAGAGTTGAAGCTACAACTCAGTGCAGAGTTTACATACGGGGAAGGGGTTCAGTGAAGGATTCTGTGAAG GAAGACAAACTAAGAGATAAACCCGGATACGAGCACCTGAATGAGCCATTACATGTCCTGGTCGAGGCAGAGTTTACAGCAGACATCATCGATGCTCGTTTAAATCAAGCTGTGGCAATATTGGAAGATCTTTTACAGCCAGTG GACGAATCCGTGGACTACTACAAGAAGCAACAGCTAAGGGAATTAGCCATTCTGAACGGCACTTTGCGGGAAGAGAGCCCTCAGTTGAGCCCGAGCCTATCCCCATTCAACAGCACGGGTATGAAACGGGCAAAAACAGGTCGATGA